agataacataaaaaaaatacaaaaaaaattatatttattataatattacttATCATTGCTagtgtatatattttatcataatttaaatCCATTTCATCGAATGTAGCTTCTTCAAAcctataaatataaaaattaaatg
The sequence above is drawn from the Plasmodium reichenowi strain SY57 chromosome Unknown, whole genome shotgun sequence genome and encodes:
- a CDS encoding merozoite adhesive erythrocytic binding protein, with protein sequence IIYSFNFYIYRFEEATFDEMDLNYDKIYTLAMINNEETEVSNPLSYSEENIIK